A genomic segment from Salvia splendens isolate huo1 chromosome 13, SspV2, whole genome shotgun sequence encodes:
- the LOC121763033 gene encoding ninja-family protein AFP3-like, which yields MGDCEELSLELSIGGKYAGKSNCESGNSRFDFSETDDLQRRREIQASRRQEARRKREEKVKRSRFVNDKLFVEAQRLQGRVRDREIRENESNFERKNGSGEVADELGLSLFSEKKESLYPKVQLVEAKSDSENSNGLKSLGQCPDFYSIGRRAWQTELKQESSSSPASASESGGEARRMPCVSATGEGANGRTVMGFLYKYDKREVSIMCVCHGSSFSPAEFVEHAGCRDVSHPLRHITVVT from the exons ATGGGAGATTGCGAGGAGCTGAGTTTGGAGCTTTCAATAGGCGGGAAATACGCGGGAAAATCGAATTGCGAGAGCGGTAATTCGAGATTTGATTTTTCTGAGACGGATGATTTGCAGAGGAGGAGAGAGATTCAGGCATCGAGGAGGCAAGAGGCGAGAAGGAAGAGAGAGGAGAAGGTGAAGAGGTCGAGATTCGTCAACGATAAATTGTTTGTGGAGGCACAGAGATTGCAGGGGAGAGTTAGAGATAGggaaattagagagaatgaatCAAATTTTGAGAGGAAAAATGGCAGTGGTGAAGTTGCAGATGAGCTGGGGCTGTCCTTGTTCAGTGAGAAGAAGGAGAGCTTGTACCCCAAGGTACAACTCGTCGAAGCTAAGAGTGATTCGGAAAATAGCAATGGGTTGAAATCCTTGGGGCAATGTCCAGATTTTTACAGCATAG GCAGGCGGGCGTGGCAAACAGAGCTTAAGCAGGAGAGCAGCAGCTCTCCTGCGTCTGCGTCTGAGAGCGGCGGTGAAGCTCGTCGCATGCCATGTGTGTCGGCCACCGGAGAAGGGGCGAATGGGAGGACGGTGATGGGGTTCTTGTACAAGTACGATAAGAGGGAAGTGAGCATCATGTGTGTGTGCCATGGGAGCTCGTTTTCTCCGGCGGAGTTCGTGGAGCATGCCGGCTGCCGAGATGTGTCTCACCCGCTCCGGCACATCACCGTCGTCACGTAA